The DNA segment CAATTACGTCAAGCTCGTCTTTTACAAAATTACCATAAGGTCTGAAGCCTAAATCTGAATAAACAGCACACTTATACAGATTTCCATAAGGATCTATATGAAATATAGACTCAAAACAGTGACCAGAAAAATTACATCTGAGTTTCCTAAAAGGATCAGCCATTACCTCCTCAAAATAGAAATAAGGAAATACTATATACCCGAGAGAGGAAGCTACCTCAACTGATCTCACAAGTGCTTCAGTATATGCAGGCATATCAATAAATAAGTCAGGAGTTCCAAAAGACGCCTTTCCTGCATTATATACTTTATTAAGTTTTACATAAAACCCGTACTTATAGGACTTTTCTACGATTTCCTCTATTTTGTCCTTGTTCTCTTTTGTAACCATTGATATAACATACCCCTTAGTTCTTGAGTCATCCATGAACTTTGTAAAAACTTTTAAGAAAGAGTCCTCTGAATATGATCTTATTGTCGTATAAAAATCAAAAGAGGTTCCAACCCTCCAGCCGAAAACCTGACTAAACACATCTTTCCATTCTGGAGAATAGGATAAAAGATTACTTTGCATTCCATGAACAAATTCAGTATTCTTAAATTTCTTTTCCAGAAAAGAATAAACAGATAGATAAAAGTCACGCCCCATAACCATAGGTTCTCCACCATGCCAGACAATCTCAACAGAAAAAACCTCAATCTGCACCCTTTTTAAAAACTCCAAGAATTTATTTATATAAAAGCACGCCTCCTCCGGTGACATGCTTTTACTTTCCTTTGTACCTACACTGCAATGCCTACACCTTTTCACATTACACTGAAAGGTTGGCTTCAGGATTAAAGTTACTTTCACGTTATGATTATCCTCCAGTTATACAACCGCAAGAATAACAATTCGAATAGCAATCCGTATAACAATTACAATAACAATTACAGTGACAGAAGCAGTTTGTATAACAACTCTGAGCCTCTGCCTTCCGAATAAACTCCAGAGAAGATAGAACAAATCCCACAACCCCAAGTGAAAATCGTTTTATAAACTTTCTTCTTTCCTTATTCATTTCAACCTCCTTAGATATCTTTTAGAATGCTTTTTCCACTCCAGAAGAACAAATAAAATCACTACCTGCAAGTCTTATAGCCTGAAGAGCCATCATTGCTTCGTTGAAAAACGAGGCACACGTACAATCTACATCTAATGTTTCTCCTTCACTAAGAGGACATATATATTCATTACTGTTATTTAAAACGCAAGGTTTATACAGATATTCCTTGCGTGCTTCAGTTTCTCCTCTTAAAGACATATTCACTTCAACTTCCCTACCA comes from the candidate division WOR-3 bacterium genome and includes:
- a CDS encoding SPASM domain-containing protein, which gives rise to MKVTLILKPTFQCNVKRCRHCSVGTKESKSMSPEEACFYINKFLEFLKRVQIEVFSVEIVWHGGEPMVMGRDFYLSVYSFLEKKFKNTEFVHGMQSNLLSYSPEWKDVFSQVFGWRVGTSFDFYTTIRSYSEDSFLKVFTKFMDDSRTKGYVISMVTKENKDKIEEIVEKSYKYGFYVKLNKVYNAGKASFGTPDLFIDMPAYTEALVRSVEVASSLGYIVFPYFYFEEVMADPFRKLRCNFSGHCFESIFHIDPYGNLYKCAVYSDLGFRPYGNFVKDELDVIVKNFLFHKTRVYASVPAECKDCDLFFMCGGGCIALREHLGDISLKSPYCEVTRKMFSLAKFNYKSKENRVRKVCVD